From the genome of Salmonella enterica subsp. houtenae serovar Houten:
GGGCATGTGAGGATGCGATGATGATGCAACCATCTATCAAGCCTGCTGATGAAGGCTCAGCAGGAGACATCATTGCGCGCATCGGTAGTTTGACCCGAATGCTGCGCGACAGCCTGCGCGAACTGGGGCTGGACCAGGCGATTGCCGAAGCGGCGGAGGCGATCCCCGATGCGCGCGACCGTCTGGATTACGTCGTCCAGATGACGGCGCAGGCGGCGGAACGTGCGCTAAACAGCGTAGAAGCCTCGCAGCCGCATCAGGATGCGATGGAAAAAGAGGCGAAAGCGCTGACACAACGTTGGGACGAATGGTTTGAAAATCCGATCGAGCTTTCCGATGCCCGTGAACTGGTAACGGATACGCGCCAGTATCTCAAAGATGTTCCGGGCCATACCAGCTTTACTAATGCGCAACTGCTGGACATCATGATGGCGCAGGATTTCCAGGATCTGACCGGTCAGGTGATCAAGCGCATGATGGACGTAATTCAGGAAATTGAGCGCCAGTTGTTGATGGTGCTGCTGGAAAACATCCCGGAGCAGGGCGCGCGGCCAAAACGCGAGAACGAAAGTTTACTCAACGGCCCGCAGGTGGATACCTCGAAAGCTGGCGTAGTCGCCAGCCAGGATCAGGTGGACGATCTGCTGGATAGTCTTGGGTTTTAACTCTTTTTGACCTGATGGCGTTGCGCTTAGCAGGTCCGAACCCGTCAACCAGGCCGGAGACGATACTTTATTATCGTATCCGGCTATCCCTATTAACGCCATAAACCCCGCCTTTTTTACCGCTTACTCCGCCCATTGGCGTAAAGCGGTTCTGGCATCATTCTCGCTTATCAATCTATCCAGGGTTTGCTGCGTGGCAGAAGAGAGCGACGACGACAAAACAGAAGCCCCCACCCCCCACCGACTTGAAAAAGCGCGGGAAGAAGGGCAGATCCCCCGATCCAGAGAACTGACCTCACTGCTGATATTGCTGGTGGGCGTTTGCATTATCTGGTTCGGCGGCGAGTCGTTGGCGCGGCAACTGGCGGGAATGCTCTCAGCAGGCCTGCACTTCGATCATGGTATGGTGAACGATCCTAACCTGATTCTGGGGCAGATAATTTTACTGATTAAAGCGGCGATGATGGCGCTGCTGCCGCTTATTGCGGGCGTGGTGCTGGTGGCGCTTATCTCGCCGCTCATGCTTGGCGGCCTGATCTTCAGTGGTAAGTCACTACAGCCAAAATTTTCTAAATTAAACCCGTTGCCGGGAATTAAGCGTATGTTCTCGGCGCAGACCGGTGCGGAGCTGCTAAAAGCGGTGTTGAAATCCACGCTGGTAGGCTGCGTTACCGGATTTTACCTCTGGTATCACTGGCCGCAAATGATGCGCCTGATGGCGGAGTCGCCGATTACCGCGATGGGGAATGCGCTGGATCTGGTCGGGCTTTGCGCGTTACTGGTGGTACTGGGCGTCATTCCGATGGTGGGCTTTGACGTTTTTTTCCAGATCTTTAGCCACCTGAAAAAATTGCGTATGTCGCGACAGGATATTCGCGACGAATTTAAAGAGAGCGAAGGCGATCCGCACGTTAAGGGCAAAATTCGTCAGATGCAACGTGCCGCCGCGCAGCGTCGCATGATGGAAGATGTGCCGAAAGCGGACGTCATTGTCACCAACCCGACGCACTATTCCGTGGCGTTGCAGTATGACGAAAACAAAATGAGCGCGCCGAAAGTGGTCGCGAAGGGGGCCGGGTTGATAGCGCTGCGCATTCGCGAGACAGGCGCTGAACATCGGGTTCCCACTTTAGAAGCGCCGCCGCTGGCGCGGGCATTATATCGCCACGCAGAAATCGGTCAGCAAATTCCCGGACAGCTATATGCTGCCGTTGCAGAAGTGCTGGCCTGGGTCTGGCAGCTTAAACGCTGGCGGCTTGCGGGCGGACAACGTCCTCCACAACCTGAGAACCTTCCAGTGCCAGAAGCGCTGGATTTTATGAACGAGAAGACTACTGATGGCTAATCTGGTCGCGATGCTGCGCCTGCCCAGCAACCTGAAATCGACGCAATGGCAAATTCTGGCCGGGCCGATCCTCATTCTGCTGATTTTGTCGATGATGGTGCTGCCGCTGCCTGCTTTTATCCTCGACTTACTGTTTACCTTTAATATTGCGCTATCGATCATGGTGCTGCTGGTGGCGATGTTTACCCAGCGAACACTGGATTTTGCCGCATTTCCGACCATCCTGCTGTTTACCACGTTGCTGCGTCTGGCGCTTAACGTAGCCTCAACGCGCATTATTTTGATGGAAGGGCATACCGGCGCGGCGGCGGCGGGAAAGGTGGTGGAGGCGTTCGGCCATTTCCTGGTCGGCGGTAACTTCGCGATCGGGATTGTGGTCTTTATTATCCTCGTCATTATCAACTTCATGGTCATCACCAAAGGCGCCGGACGTATTGCCGAAGTCGGCGCGCGCTTTGTGCTGGACGGTATGCCCGGTAAGCAAATGGCGATTGACGCCGATCTTAATGCCGGTCTGATTGGCGAAGACGAGGCCAAAAAACGGCGTGCGGAAGTCACTCAGGAAGCCGATTTCTACGGCTCGATGGACGGGGCGAGTAAATTTGTGCGCGGCGACGCCATCGCCGGCATTCTCATTATGGTCATTAACGTGGTGGGCGGACTGTTGGTCGGCGTATTGCAGCACGGAATGAGCATAAGCAGCGCGGCGGAAAGCTACACCCTGCTGACCATTGGCGACGGTCTGGTCGCCCAGATCCCGGCGTTGGTTATCTCCACGGCGGCGGGCGTCATTGTGACCCGCGTCAGTACCGATCAGGATGTAGGCGAGCAGATGGTCGGTCAGTTGTTCAGTAACCCAAGAGTAATGTTGCTCGCGGCGGCGGTGTTGGGGCTGCTTGGCATGGTGCCTGGAATGCCTAACCTGGTATTTTTACTCTTTACCGCCGCCTTGCTCGGTCTGGCATGGTGGCTGCGCGGGCGCGAACAAAAAGCGCCGGAGGAGCCGCAGCCGGTAAAAATGCCGGAAAATAACTCGGTGGTCGAAGCCACCTGGAATGACGTGCAGCTTGAGGATTCACTGGGTATGGAAGTCGGTTATCGCCTGATTCCGATGGTGGATTTTCAACAGGATGGCGAGTTACTCGGACGTATTCGCAGCATTCGTAAAAAATTCGCGCAGGATATGGGTTTTTTGCCGCCGGTTGTCCATATTCGCGACAATATGGATTTACAGCCTGCGCGCTACCGTATTTTGATGAAAGGGGTAGAGATCGGCAGCGGGGACGCCTATCCAGGACGCTGGCTGGCCATTAATCCCGGCACGGCGGCGGGAACGCTACCGGGCGAGAAAACCGTCGATCCCGCTTTTGGCCTTGATGCCATCTGGATTGAGAGCGCCCTGAAAGAGCAGGCGCAAATTCAGGGCTTTACCGTGGTGGAAGCCAGTACCGTTGTGGCGACGCACCTTAACCACTTGATCGGGCAATTCGCCGCCGAACTGTTTGGCCGCCAGGAAGCGCAGCAACTGTTGGATCGTGTCTCTCAGGAGATGCCTAAACTCACGGAAGATTTGGTCCCCGGTGTGGTGACCCTCACGACCTTACACAAAGTTCTGCAAAACTTACTGGCGGAAAAAGTCCCGATTCGCGATATGCGCACCATTCTTGAAACGCTGGCGGAACATGCGCCGTTACAAAGCGATCCGCATGAATTAACCGCCGTGGTTCGCGTGGCATTAGGACGGGCTATTACGCAACAGTGGTTCCCGGGTAATGAAGAAGTCCAGGTGATTGGACTGGATACCGCACTGGAACGTTTGCTGCTTCAGGCATTGCAGGGCGGCGGCGGACTTGAACCGGGGCTGGCGGATCGCCTGCTGGCGCAGACGCAAGAGGCACTCTCTCGCCAGGAGATGCTTGGCGCGCCGCCGGTATTGCTGGTTAACCATGCGCTACGTCCACTATTGTCCCGCTTTTTGCGGCGCAGTTTACCGCAACTGGTGGTACTGTCGAACCTTGAACTTTCCGATAACCGTCATATCCGCATGACGGCGACCATTGGAGGAAAATAATGCGTAAATGGCTGGCATTGTTGCTCTTTCCCCTGACGGTTCAGGCCGCAGGCGAAGGCGCGTGGCAGGATAGCGGTATGGGCGTAACCTTAAATTACCGGGGCGTTTCCGCATCGTCTTCGCCACTGTCTGCGCGTCAGCCGGTTTCCGGTTTGATGACGCTGGTCGCCTGGCGTTATGAACTGAATGGCCCGACACCCGCGGGATTACGGGTACGTTTATGTTCCCAGTCCCGTTGCGTAGAACTTGATGGTCAGAGTGGCACGACCCACGGTTTTGCTCATGTTCCCGCTGTCGAACCGCTCCGCTTTGTCTGGGAAGTCCCCGGCGGCGGGCGCCTCATTCCCGCGCTAAAAGTGCGGAGCAATCAGGTGATTGTGAACTACCGTTAACCTCCCCTCTTTTCGCCAGGTAGCAGGGTTGACTCTCTTTTTGAATAAACAGAGACACCGCTTTATAAAATGGTGACGCAGGTTGCCGAACTCTTTGCGTTTTTGCCATTTACGCTCTGGCAATGGCAGAAACAAAAAGGTTTCCGCCCAGCTTAGCTTTTACTGTAGCGAATCGACTGCGTCGGCGATAAAACTGCACGCAGCGCTGAATTCGACATTACACAGAGGTTAAGTAAATGATGGTTTATCCAGTCAAACACAGTCCGCTATTGCGTCAGCCTGAGCATTTTATCGCCAGAGATGAACTAAAGGCCTTGATTCAAAAGGTGACGCATAACCTGGTCAATATTAAAGATGAGACGGGTGAATTTTTATTGCGACTGGACGACGGACGCGTGATCGATACTAAAGGCTGGGCCGGATGGGAGTGGACGCACGGTGTGGGCCTGTACGGAATGTATCATTATTACCAACAGACCGGCGACCAGACGATGCGTAAGATCATTGATGACTGGTTTGCCGATCGTTTTGCGGAAGGCGCGACGACGAAAAACGTTAATACGATGGCGCCGTTTTTAACGTTGGCGTATCGCTATGAAGAGACGCGTAATCCAGCGTATTTACCGTGGCTGGAAACGTGGGCCGAATGGGCGATGAATGAAATGCCCCGTACCGATCACGGCGGAATGCAGCACATCACGCTGGCGGAGGAAAATCATCAGCAGATGTGGGACGACACGCTAATGATGACGGTGCTGCCGCTGGCGAAAATCGGTAAGTTGTTGAACCGACCGGAATACGTGGAAGAAGCAACCTATCAGTTCCTGCTACACGTGCAAAATTTGATGGATAAAGAGACGGGGCTGTGGTTCCACGGCTGGAGCTATGACGGTCATCATAACTTCGCTAACGCTCGCTGGGCGCGTGGCAACAGTTGGCTGACCATTGTGATCCCGGATTTTCTTGAACTGCTGGACTTGCCGGAAAATAATGCCGTGCGCCGTTACCTGGTCCAGGTACTGAATGCGCAGATCGCCGCGCTGGCGAAATGTCAGGATGAAAGTGGTTTGTGGCATACGCTGCTTGACGATCCGCACGCTTATCTTGAGGCGTCGGCGACGGCGGGTTTTGCCTACGGTATTCTTAAAGCGGTACGCAAACGCTATGTCGAGCGGCACTATGCGCTGGTGGCGGAAAAAGCTATTCAGGGGATAGTGAAACATATCTCGCCGGAAGGCGAACTGCTGCAAACTTCATTTGGCACTGGCATGGGCCACGATCTCGATTTTTACCGTCATATTCCGTTGACCTCTATGCCTTACGGGCAGGCGATGGCAATGCTGTGTCTGACGGAATACCTGCGTAACTATTTCTGATGTATGCGGATATTCCTGTAGAAACCTGTGTAGGCCGGATAAGGCGTTTACGCCGCCATCCGGCATCAGGTGATTTCACTGTGCGGCGTTAGCTTGCGGATCAAACAGGTGGTCAAGGATTTTTCGCATTATGGGCGCGGCGGTAACGCCGTCGCTCCCGCCATTCTCCAGAATCAAGGCAATAGCGACCTTCGGATTTTTATACGGCGCAAAGGCAGTATAAAACACATGATCGCGCAGACGAACAGGGATCATTTTCGCGTTGTAGGTCTGATTTTCTTTCAGGCTAAACACCTGCGATGTGCCGCTTTTCGCCGCAATGCCGTAGGGCGCGGTGTGAAAGAACTTATAGCCCGTTCCGTTGGGCGCATTCGCCATGCCATACATCGCCTGACGTACCAGTCCCCAGTATGGCGAAGCCGGATCGGCTATCTGTAACGTTTTTCCAGAAGGACGATACGGAATTACTGTTTTACCGCTCTCTTCATTGAGTAACAGGTGAGGGGCAATCACCTTACCGTTGTTGATGAGCGCCACCATTGCTTTTACCATCTGGATGGGGGTGGCAATCCAGTAACCCTGGCCGATGCCGACAGAGATGGTATCACCCTGATACCAGGCTTTTTTATGGACCCGCTGTTTCCATGCGCGGCTGGGAAGCAGTCCGTTATACTCTTCATTAAGGTCGATGCCCGTTGGTTTACCATAGCCGAACTGAGACAACATCGTGTCGATACGGTCAATACCCATCATATAAGCGACCTGATAAAAAAAGGTATCTGCAGATTCCTCAATCGCTTTAGTGACATCCAGCATACCGTGTCCGGTTTTTTTCCAGTCCCGATAATGCCGCTGCGTGCCGGGAAGCGTCCAGGTTGGCGCGCCAAAAAAGGTGGTTTGCGGCGTTATGATCCCGCTTAACAGCGCGGACATCGCCATATAGGGTTTAACCGTTGACGCCGGAGGATAAAGCCCTTGCGTCACGCGGTTGATCAGCGGCAGATTTTTATCGTGCAGCAGTTTGCCGTAATCCTGATAGCTAATGCCTTTTACAAAGGGATTCGGATCGTAGCTGGGCATCGATACCATCGCCAGTACTGAACCATCGTGCGGGTCTTCAACCAGTACGGCAGCACGCTGCCCGGCCAGCAAACTTTCAATGTACTCTTGTAAATGGAGATCCAGCGTCAGGTGAATGTTCTTACCCGCGATGGGGGGAACGTCTTTCAGCAGGCGGACAATACGCCCGTGATTATCCACCTCGACCTCCTGATAGCCGGTTTTACCGTGAAGATCGTTTTCGTAGTAACGCTCAATTCCCTGTTTACCGATGTTATGGTCCGCCGCGTAATTCTCTGTCAGCCCTTTTTTGTCCAGCGCTTTAAGGTCGTTATCGTTTATCTTTGACACGTAACCGAGAACATGTGCCAGCTCCGCGCCGTAAGGATACTGCCGATCCTGATAGCTATTGATCGTGACGCCGTTGAAATGAAACTGATTGACCGCAAAGCGTGCGATTTCAACATCCGTTAGCGCGTTTTTGAGCACCACCGGACGATAGCGGCTACTTGATTTTAGCGCATGGCGAAAGTCGGCGATATCATCGGGGGAGAGATCAACGATAGGGGTGAGCTGTTTGAGCAGCGCATCCATATCAGCAATTTTATAGGGTGTAACCGCGATATCATACCAGGTCACGTTACGTACCAGTGGAATGCCGTTGCGATCGTAAATGATGCCGCGCGTTGGCGCGACGGGCAGCATCTTGATATCGTTCTCATTCGAACGGGTGGTGTAGTAGTGGTGCTGGCGAATTTGCAAGTTATAGAGATTAAAGATCAGGATACCAAAGCAGGCAACCACTACGCCAAACGCCACGATCACACGTCTCAGGAAGAGTTTCTCTTCCGCATCAAAGTCTTTAAAAGTCATTACCTGTACCTGAACAATCCGCCGCCTAATGATACGGGGCGGTCAGCGCCAG
Proteins encoded in this window:
- the cheZ gene encoding chemotaxis regulator CheZ, with product MMMQPSIKPADEGSAGDIIARIGSLTRMLRDSLRELGLDQAIAEAAEAIPDARDRLDYVVQMTAQAAERALNSVEASQPHQDAMEKEAKALTQRWDEWFENPIELSDARELVTDTRQYLKDVPGHTSFTNAQLLDIMMAQDFQDLTGQVIKRMMDVIQEIERQLLMVLLENIPEQGARPKRENESLLNGPQVDTSKAGVVASQDQVDDLLDSLGF
- the flhB gene encoding flagellar biosynthetic protein FlhB; this encodes MAEESDDDKTEAPTPHRLEKAREEGQIPRSRELTSLLILLVGVCIIWFGGESLARQLAGMLSAGLHFDHGMVNDPNLILGQIILLIKAAMMALLPLIAGVVLVALISPLMLGGLIFSGKSLQPKFSKLNPLPGIKRMFSAQTGAELLKAVLKSTLVGCVTGFYLWYHWPQMMRLMAESPITAMGNALDLVGLCALLVVLGVIPMVGFDVFFQIFSHLKKLRMSRQDIRDEFKESEGDPHVKGKIRQMQRAAAQRRMMEDVPKADVIVTNPTHYSVALQYDENKMSAPKVVAKGAGLIALRIRETGAEHRVPTLEAPPLARALYRHAEIGQQIPGQLYAAVAEVLAWVWQLKRWRLAGGQRPPQPENLPVPEALDFMNEKTTDG
- the flhA gene encoding flagellar biosynthesis protein FlhA; translated protein: MANLVAMLRLPSNLKSTQWQILAGPILILLILSMMVLPLPAFILDLLFTFNIALSIMVLLVAMFTQRTLDFAAFPTILLFTTLLRLALNVASTRIILMEGHTGAAAAGKVVEAFGHFLVGGNFAIGIVVFIILVIINFMVITKGAGRIAEVGARFVLDGMPGKQMAIDADLNAGLIGEDEAKKRRAEVTQEADFYGSMDGASKFVRGDAIAGILIMVINVVGGLLVGVLQHGMSISSAAESYTLLTIGDGLVAQIPALVISTAAGVIVTRVSTDQDVGEQMVGQLFSNPRVMLLAAAVLGLLGMVPGMPNLVFLLFTAALLGLAWWLRGREQKAPEEPQPVKMPENNSVVEATWNDVQLEDSLGMEVGYRLIPMVDFQQDGELLGRIRSIRKKFAQDMGFLPPVVHIRDNMDLQPARYRILMKGVEIGSGDAYPGRWLAINPGTAAGTLPGEKTVDPAFGLDAIWIESALKEQAQIQGFTVVEASTVVATHLNHLIGQFAAELFGRQEAQQLLDRVSQEMPKLTEDLVPGVVTLTTLHKVLQNLLAEKVPIRDMRTILETLAEHAPLQSDPHELTAVVRVALGRAITQQWFPGNEEVQVIGLDTALERLLLQALQGGGGLEPGLADRLLAQTQEALSRQEMLGAPPVLLVNHALRPLLSRFLRRSLPQLVVLSNLELSDNRHIRMTATIGGK
- the flhE gene encoding flagellar protein FlhE, whose product is MRKWLALLLFPLTVQAAGEGAWQDSGMGVTLNYRGVSASSSPLSARQPVSGLMTLVAWRYELNGPTPAGLRVRLCSQSRCVELDGQSGTTHGFAHVPAVEPLRFVWEVPGGGRLIPALKVRSNQVIVNYR
- the yesR gene encoding Rhamnogalacturonides degradation protein RhiN; translation: MMVYPVKHSPLLRQPEHFIARDELKALIQKVTHNLVNIKDETGEFLLRLDDGRVIDTKGWAGWEWTHGVGLYGMYHYYQQTGDQTMRKIIDDWFADRFAEGATTKNVNTMAPFLTLAYRYEETRNPAYLPWLETWAEWAMNEMPRTDHGGMQHITLAEENHQQMWDDTLMMTVLPLAKIGKLLNRPEYVEEATYQFLLHVQNLMDKETGLWFHGWSYDGHHNFANARWARGNSWLTIVIPDFLELLDLPENNAVRRYLVQVLNAQIAALAKCQDESGLWHTLLDDPHAYLEASATAGFAYGILKAVRKRYVERHYALVAEKAIQGIVKHISPEGELLQTSFGTGMGHDLDFYRHIPLTSMPYGQAMAMLCLTEYLRNYF
- the ftsI_1 gene encoding penicillin-binding protein, with protein sequence MTFKDFDAEEKLFLRRVIVAFGVVVACFGILIFNLYNLQIRQHHYYTTRSNENDIKMLPVAPTRGIIYDRNGIPLVRNVTWYDIAVTPYKIADMDALLKQLTPIVDLSPDDIADFRHALKSSSRYRPVVLKNALTDVEIARFAVNQFHFNGVTINSYQDRQYPYGAELAHVLGYVSKINDNDLKALDKKGLTENYAADHNIGKQGIERYYENDLHGKTGYQEVEVDNHGRIVRLLKDVPPIAGKNIHLTLDLHLQEYIESLLAGQRAAVLVEDPHDGSVLAMVSMPSYDPNPFVKGISYQDYGKLLHDKNLPLINRVTQGLYPPASTVKPYMAMSALLSGIITPQTTFFGAPTWTLPGTQRHYRDWKKTGHGMLDVTKAIEESADTFFYQVAYMMGIDRIDTMLSQFGYGKPTGIDLNEEYNGLLPSRAWKQRVHKKAWYQGDTISVGIGQGYWIATPIQMVKAMVALINNGKVIAPHLLLNEESGKTVIPYRPSGKTLQIADPASPYWGLVRQAMYGMANAPNGTGYKFFHTAPYGIAAKSGTSQVFSLKENQTYNAKMIPVRLRDHVFYTAFAPYKNPKVAIALILENGGSDGVTAAPIMRKILDHLFDPQANAAQ